One stretch of Helicobacter jaachi DNA includes these proteins:
- the neuC gene encoding UDP-N-acetylglucosamine 2-epimerase — MKILAVSGIRSEYDILYPILKAFEKAGFEVCIAVANAHLSDIHGNTYKRIESDGFRIADKIDCLLSTDRLTQRAKGVGLLIAALTQTAEREKPDFLLVLGDREESIATCVVGNYMDILTIHCGGGDPVYGNADDPIRFACSKLAHIHCTTAQVYADNLAKIGEDRWRICFSGNSSYANIAHVEHKSRKILSEFLDLDIESSDYFVLLKHPLSSEVEQAYHQMHVAIESCAAFATKHNLKIVGIYPNTDPGSYKILEAITQGEAKYPFMRFYKTLPREIFINLMRHSLALAGNSSMGILEAPFYKLPVVNIGNRQKGRLNAGNVRFVEHEEGEIIQALEQACFDTTYRAHIQSLVNPYGDERAAQNIVDFVKSIDTKERKWYVKTTLC; from the coding sequence ATGAAAATCTTAGCAGTAAGCGGCATACGCAGTGAATATGATATTTTGTATCCCATTTTAAAAGCCTTTGAAAAAGCGGGCTTTGAGGTGTGTATCGCCGTAGCAAATGCACATCTAAGCGATATTCATGGCAATACTTATAAAAGAATAGAATCTGATGGCTTTAGGATTGCGGATAAAATCGATTGCCTCTTAAGCACCGATAGGCTAACACAGCGCGCTAAAGGCGTGGGGCTACTCATTGCCGCGCTTACCCAAACTGCAGAGCGCGAAAAGCCTGATTTCTTGCTGGTGCTAGGCGATAGGGAGGAGAGTATCGCTACTTGTGTGGTGGGAAATTATATGGATATTTTGACCATTCATTGCGGCGGGGGCGACCCTGTGTATGGCAATGCTGATGACCCTATCCGCTTTGCTTGCTCAAAGTTAGCGCATATCCACTGCACCACTGCGCAAGTGTATGCGGATAATCTTGCAAAAATTGGCGAGGATAGATGGCGTATCTGCTTTAGCGGGAATTCTTCGTATGCTAATATCGCACATGTTGAGCATAAATCGCGCAAGATTTTAAGCGAGTTTTTGGATTTGGATATAGAATCTAGCGATTATTTTGTGCTTTTAAAGCACCCGCTAAGCTCTGAAGTAGAGCAAGCCTATCATCAAATGCATGTTGCTATAGAATCTTGTGCTGCATTTGCTACTAAGCATAATCTTAAGATTGTGGGCATTTACCCAAACACCGACCCGGGAAGTTATAAGATTTTAGAGGCTATCACACAAGGCGAGGCAAAATATCCATTTATGAGATTTTATAAAACCCTGCCGCGCGAGATTTTTATTAACCTTATGCGCCATAGTTTAGCTCTAGCAGGGAATTCAAGCATGGGGATTTTAGAAGCACCATTTTATAAGCTGCCCGTAGTCAATATCGGTAATCGCCAAAAAGGACGGCTCAATGCGGGAAATGTGCGCTTTGTAGAGCATGAAGAGGGCGAGATTATACAAGCCTTAGAGCAAGCCTGCTTTGATACAACCTATCGCGCGCATATTCAAAGCCTTGTAAATCCTTATGGCGATGAGAGGGCGGCGCAAAACATCGTCGATTTTGTAAAGAGTATTGATACAAAAGAAAGGAAATGGTATGTCAAAACAACACTTTGTTAG
- a CDS encoding HAD family hydrolase → MQAIICDLDNTLYDENIFVESVCYAFCTRYGLDSSLVAPILADDFRLSSKDIFGDWLKSFDFYTKSRQEELFNLYQSHPAKLHLYEDAHAFLAYAKERGLKIGILTNGSLQAQAHKVKLLGLDKSAHIAIEYARAEGAAYEKPHINAYKRILQKLGVESSACAFIGDNPRTDILGANNAGLYSIWLKRGYARLMPCDFAHVEIEHFAQAQAFIESRF, encoded by the coding sequence ATGCAGGCTATTATCTGCGATTTGGACAACACCCTTTATGATGAAAATATTTTTGTAGAATCTGTCTGCTATGCGTTTTGCACACGCTATGGGCTAGATTCTAGCCTTGTTGCGCCTATCCTTGCAGATGACTTTCGCCTAAGCTCAAAGGATATTTTTGGCGATTGGCTAAAGAGCTTTGATTTTTATACAAAAAGCCGGCAAGAAGAGCTTTTTAACCTCTATCAAAGCCACCCTGCAAAACTTCATCTCTATGAAGATGCGCACGCATTTTTGGCATACGCAAAGGAAAGGGGGCTAAAAATTGGCATTCTCACTAATGGTAGCCTGCAAGCCCAAGCGCATAAAGTTAAGCTCCTAGGGCTAGATAAAAGCGCGCATATTGCTATAGAGTATGCAAGAGCAGAGGGAGCAGCGTATGAAAAGCCTCATATTAATGCCTATAAGCGGATTCTCCAAAAGCTTGGTGTAGAATCTAGCGCGTGTGCATTTATCGGCGATAATCCGCGCACAGATATACTTGGCGCAAATAATGCAGGGCTCTATAGCATATGGCTTAAGCGCGGCTATGCACGGCTCATGCCTTGTGATTTTGCGCATGTTGAGATTGAGCATTTTGCACAAGCGCAGGCATTTATAGAATCTAGATTCTAA